The genomic segment GAATCCCTCAATTCTTTCTCTGTGACCAACAACTTTGCCCCGTGGAATAACCCAACTGTTTCAGGAGATACCTTGGCATTCAACATCGATTTAAACTCTTCATCCCCTAGCCCCACTCTCCGATTAGAGCTCGAACGATCAAAACTCTTCCTCCTCCTATCTGAATAATAATTCCTAGTTTGCATCGTTCCTCCAGGACTGCTCTCGCCTTCATTCTTCAAATCCATGTTCTCTTTTACATTCTCAACCACACCACTAGGCAACTTGACATCCTCCAAAACCGAAACTAATGGAGTTAGCCTCGGATAGGTTTTTCCAATCAAATACCCATCCCAAGAAGCCCTGGGCTCATCAAACGAATAGCGCGAATCATCAACAGACAACCGTGCCACATCCACTGATAATCTAGGGTCGGTATCACAAGATCTCCTTCCAAGTCCATACTCTCCAATCTCGGATTGTGTCTCTCTCAATTTCCTAACACTCGACATCTCATTTCTCACCAAGCCACCAAGATTTTCCCtatctttcttctccttcttcttttgttttcgcTGCCATTTCCCTAATTTCTTACTAAACACTGAAGCTACCTCCCAAAAACTCCCTGCAATGTACTTCAGATCTCTCCctccatttttctttctctcccaTTCAAGATCTATAAACTCCTTCATTGTCTTTAGCTCTCCATCCTCTTCAAAATCCTCCACATTCCTTTCACTATCATTCGCATCCAGCGCAAGAACCCTAATCTCTCCGAAACcttcctcttcttttaattcaaGCCCTGAATCCAGACAATTTGGCTTTTGAGCCGAggaatttattcttttatcatCGACGTGGAAGAGCTCAGATAGAGTGTTGCGAATCGGTCCAACGTCGCATGACTTGCGGCGGGGCTCAGAGGTGGTTGCAGTGGTTGAGGAGGTAGAGGTGGAGGAGGCATTGTGATTGTTGGGGTTGTTTTTTGTCGTGCTGGAGTATGATTTGCTGCGACGAAGCTCGGCGGCGAGATGAGTTACGGGGGCTTCTTGGTGGGTGTCAGGGTCGATGCCAGCGAGGCGTTCTCGGAGACAGGAAGCGCAGAATCCGGTGATGGGTTTTGAAGGGTGGCGGTTGCAGGATGAGTGGCGGTGCTTTTGGAGCGGAGGCTGCGGTGGCTGAGTCATGGCTGGTGGTGTGGATTGGAAGCTAAGCTCATGTTGTgcgagaaagagagagaaaggatgGAATAAGCAAGAGCGTGGGGGAGCGAGTAGTGAGTGGCTGATATAGTGGAAATGTAAGTGAAAACCCCTGGATAAACCCCTTCCTAAATTTGGGATTTTCAATTAATGGAAACTTCCTCCTTTTTACCTTTCTATTTCTGTTCTTttctcatgtttttaaaatataattaaaattaaaaataaaaaaattaatttaatatatttttaaataaaaaaatactttaaaccgtAATTAATACCGTAATTTCTGCCTCACTCTAAGTAAGGTTGGCATAAATACATTTGCAATTTGCAATTGATGTTGGGCAATGGCCAtgataagagagaaaaataaagcaccgaatttaattttatatatttcaataataaaaatatatattaccatATCAAAGTTAATAACttctttttaatctaattttttattattttttatttattttttatataggatTTGAtattcattgttttaatttttaagtttttatgattgagaattttactctattttttttgtcatatttgtattttacatgGTAATCTCAATCTTATAATTCATGTCACTAGTTTTGAAAATTAGCTCGGTTTaagtttggtatttttttaagtcctttttaaaaactaattattttttcaatttagcatTTGATAGTGATGTATTGAGCCTTaagtttttttgctatttttatgTGGGGTTATCTCTATCTTATATACTGAGTTACATGTTAGttgagttaacccgagttgagttttttttcaactctttttttataaaattgacttttaaaaattttattcattgGCATTAAATTGTTGATATttgagttttgtgttttttttccatagTGTTATCCTGAATATAAGCTAATCAAGTTAACATGTgttgacttgaaatttttttattgtttttttattaatttaactttgatttttttaaaaaaaaattaatttattttttttaatcctggtCTCATATTATGTTTGGTGGGTGAGTAaaattaacttgggttaacttatatttttttttgtgttttttttttttaaatataattttttttactttaattccTTGATATTAGGTTATTTAAActtggattttataattttttttaatttttatatgtaaattatcttaaattcaTATTCCAGAACATGTATTGATGAAGTTAAACTGGGTTGAATTTATCATCATCcagataattttgatgttaagAAAAATTTAGGACAGCAGTCTAGTTATAACTAGAGTAACTCTTGAAGATTTTACCTCTCACACGTAAGAtttaaacctgatttacttgcaAATTACAACTTCCAGAGGTCCCCACCTGTTAATTGTCACGATTTTGAAGAATTAACTGCAAAACTCTTCGATGGCGGGGTAAAAAATCTTGCATCACAAGCATTCGAAGAACATTTTTTtcgaaacaaataaaaacaagaggggaaaaaaaagggaaaaaggaaagaacaacAGAACATGATGCTTGGAACCTTGAATCATGATGGAACTAGGCTGAGAGGATTTCATGACTGACAGAAAGATAAAGTCATTCAAGGCTTTGCTGTTTTTATGCTTGTAAAGCAGTTAAAGTTATTGTGCATCGCTTGGTGCACAAGTAAAATACAACAGGGACAAGCAGATAGTTTCTGTGggtatggtttttttaaaaaataaattttaaaaatatatgtttaattgttatgatatgaatttttgtatataaaataaataaaatacaaattattttaaattttataaaattaagattttaaaaataattatatgtgtATGGATCTGAATCACCCATTATGAATGGATGTTATTAAAGTACGcaagatgcaaaaaaaaaaaaaagtattgtttGGATGGTATTgtgattgttttaaaatattttttatttaaaaatataaaaatgaaattagtgcattaaaataatttaaaaatattaattaaaaataaaaaaaataaaaataaacagggtGAAAAAACATGTACAAAACAGACAGTGGTCAACTCCACTATGGATGCTACAACTGGCATAGAAGTTTACCCACTCGTGGTTCCCGTACACCAAAACCATGCTTTATTAAACCACGAGGCCAAGTCTTGGGAGAAGTGTTAAACCTCGGATTCTTTAACTTCgcctttatttattaaaacttaACTTCAGATCTTACGACAATCTGACAAGGTTGCACCCTGCACTGCaccactaatttttttaatgtgtatttataaaatgtttgtttttaaattcttttaaaatatattaaaattatatattttttatttttaaaaaattatttttgatattacgacatcaaaataatctacaaaaataaaaaaataatttaaaataaaaaaatatttaaaaatatttttaaaatataaaaataaataaatctgggtaaaataacttttttatcatAACAACCACCAGACACTTTTATCAAGGGTTAAGATATTTGAGGTTATTGgatagttaattaatttaaatcaattattcTTATTAGGTAATCAAGTCATTAAAAATTCAGAGTTAACTTAGATGTCATTAAGTCAATATATTTCCCAACCAATTTAGAACCCATCTTGGATGAAGCTCTATGGCATTGATTTCCTAGATCAATTTATTTGAGTTGAGTTTGAAAGGATagttgcggttattttttaaagtgtttttcactaaaaaatatattaaaataatattttttttatttttaaaaaattatttttgatatcaacgcatcaaaataatttaaaaacataaaaaaattaaattaaagcaaagaaaaaattaaaattaaaattttaatttttttaaaaatatttttaaaacataaaaacaaacagaatctAAATTTAACAACCATGTATTTCATATTTTGATTAGTAAAGAATAACCTCATCCTTCCTAgtagcttgaaaaaaaaactaattaactaaGTCTCGTTGTGCcgtaaattatatattttaaaatttagttatttttaatttattttattttctcaattgaaaaataaaacatggaaGAGAATAGAAAGGAGTTGGGAAGTTTTGGTTGAGAGAGAAGGGCATTTATTATTtccatatatttttgaatttttattatttccaatttattttaattcctcttcttaaaaataaaataaagaaaaaaataaaaagaagtcgAGAATTCCTGATTAAGATAGAAGgcatttttgaaacaaaaaacactaaattgtGGACATTTAACATTACTGAGGGGATTGTTTAATCATTTCCAGCACGACAATGATtctaaactctctctctctctctctctctctctctctctctctctctctctctctctctctctctctctctatatatatatatatatatatatatatatatatatatatatatatatatatatatataacacaaaattaactagttttttttttattgtggacagttaattataacttagtccctataatttatcaaaactaattaattaatccttgtTTGATATAGTTTCAAGTGCAGCTCAACctcaattttatagtttttatccAAGAATTGCTTTTCTTCTCATCGGATTTTcctattatattttcttatattttaccttttcagattttcagaaaataaaaaaaaattggaaaagaacATGAAGTTGATGAAATTCAAAggattaattataaattgattttattaaatagggATTAAATGTACATTCCTTACAGAACGAGGACGAATCCATCCGCTTGGTTAGATTACAGGGACtaaattaatgctttttaaTACGAACAACTTCGTGTTTCATCGAGAGAACGACGCCGCGCCCAAACACTCCTGCAGTTAAAAAAGGTCCCCGTGATAGGAAATGACGACCGGCCAGGGAGCAGCGTCGCTACAGCGAGAGTGGAGAAGATTTAGACCAGAAGGCGAAGGCGAAGGAGTTTTTGACACTGAGCGAAGAAGAATAAGAGAGCGTGTCCAGAATCAAGATTCATCCTCAATGACAATGGATTGAACGCAGTTTCTGTGAAGATTTTTCTGTTGGAGGAATCCAAGTCGACCGGATTGAACCCGGTTCATCTCTTGCACTTTCAAGGTCCCTCCCCGTCTCACCGTAGGAAAATGTCAAAACCCCCGTGTCTGCTTGAACGGATTGCTTTCACAGTCAGATTGAATTGAATTACTAATCCACCACATATTTAGGGGTTTGTTCTATTTTTCGGGGCAGGATAGAAATGGAAAGTTAGCAACTGGGGCAATTGCAAACCTTGTTGATGAAGTAAAAGTCTAATGCTGTCCTTgacatatttgttattttaaattagcacTTGTTCTATGGTATGCTATGAGCATTTAGATGCATGTTTACATGTTccgattaaaaaatatgaaaagagcTCGGTGTGAAACATTGTCTAGGCTCTCACATTTCATCATGGATTCACActgtaaaatgattattttactcTCCACAATGAAACttgtataatttgttttcaaggGCAAGATAATCTTTCTAATGAGATCGGATTTATCATTGCAAGCTTGGATAggataaaatagtatttttactttttttttttttgcctagtGTATTCTCCTTAAATTTTCTTAACTTTCTATAATAGGTATTTTCAggctttattttcaaaaacacagTGCAATTACTAAAGTGCTCTtgcaagcaaaaaaatatataacttgcTTTAAGGGTCTTTTTGGTCTTTTCATGTTGGTATTTTTGTTGATATCATGTTGGATAAGAagcaatataatattttgagagacaaaaaaaaattattgacatgtCCCACGTGCATGTCATCAAGTAGGAGGAGTCCACGCTCTTCAAGCGACTCTTGCAAACTCCTCTGGTGAACGAACACTATCATCTACAGTGGTGTAAGGAGCAGCTCGCCAAGATCTTCATGGTGGATGGGGCCGTGTTGATGACGGATATATGGTGTGGCTCTGATGGATTTTTTCTTATcctcctctttgttttttccttttgttttttgtaaaatacaagggtgtcttttaatttgtttttcatatccaATTTATCCTCAttccttttatttatgtttgatctttttgtattttttttattaattctttccTTTAATTTAGTCCATTATCACttggttttatttgatttttgtatcaattttgattttcattctttaaattctatttatgtgtcttttctaaaaaaatatttcatctatagttcggtctttattcttttaattactatttgattttttaaatttttttcttcaatttagtccctcatcatttggtttcattttatttgtgtatcaaatttgtttctcattcttttaattgctatttatttcatttttatcattttcctaATTGAAttgtgttttcaattttatgatttagtgtttgatttgatttatttttacgtCAGATTttgtcttcattctttttaattactatatgttttgttttatatctttttttattgtttttttctcccAATTCATCCCTTATTATTTCTTGATTAAGAATTTTGCTTTagtattttttagggtttgtctTCTATAGTATTAGTCTCAAGCTCATGACAAGAGTCGTGAGTTTCAGATATTAATACGAGTTGACTTCATTCtgtttttagattctttttaaattttatttttttcaatctcaattttcaACGTCTGATTTGTTCGAAATTGttctttgtactttttttttctttcctgtcTACAaagttatctcaattttatactCATAGTGGCGAGATTAATGatttaactcaggttaacttagattttttttttgtttgttttcaatgaCGCCTTCaaaattagattatttaataattgagattcattattttattcagtTTATTTTCAATAAGATTGCTCTAGTATCATAATTGGGTCATAAATTTGGCACACTAACCCAGTTGGGCtctaatccttttttttatatcttttttttttttttattgttgcatttatttatttcatgctaTCAAAATCATATGATGTTATTAAACCAATGACCcggtattgttttttatttttcaaaacaagtaCATTGTcctagcattttattttttatgaaaagaaattagGCTGGGCCGAGCGTAGCACAGGCCACCTGGTGATCATATTCATCTTGAGTACATGGGATAGTCTTTCTTTGTGAATATCTAATTATAACAACGGATTTTAGGTTTGTACGTTATGGTGCCTCGTGTTCATATGCTTGACGTTTGCTTTGATCTCTTGGTTGAAAGATTGCAGGATGAATAAGAGATTGCTGCGAGGGTTTCAGCACGAAGAGGAGGCTATGCTGCGACAACTGTTCTTGTGAAAAACAAAGCAACTGCGGAGTTAATTGCTGAAGGTCGACATTCCTCGTCTGGCAAACATAATAGCAAAATGTGATTGTATGGTgctcaagatatttaataattttcttttctattaaaaaataatttcttttaattttttctctcataTTTTTGTATATGTAAATACTCGAAAACTATAGCGTAATCACTGTAAAATTTATCGTGATAAGTACCGGTACCGTCAAGCAGATAAGATAAATATGCTTTCaggaaggggaaaaaagagaggctTGATTTGAAGTGCAGAAGGAGGGCAGTTCCAGTCATTTCACAACTCTCAACGGTACAGATACTATCTGGCCGGCTCGTGTCGCGTTTGTCAGCAGCGGTCGCTCAAAAAAAATGAACTCTTCGCTCCCTCTCAGGCAGCCAATTCGCACCCGCTCTCTAATTCCACTTCAAAATCATAAATCCGCGCGTTTCAAGCTCCAACCCTCTCGTTTCGTTAACTCCTCAATCCAAAACTGCTCTAGAACCGTTTCATTTTCACCGAGTTCGATCCCAATTCAACCACGATTCAATGGCTCAGTCGAATTTCGTACAGTCGCGTCCTTGCGAGTTAGGGTTTCATCGAACGACGCACAGTTCGGTTCGGTAAACGAAGATTGCGAGCCGAAGGCGCCGAGTTTTAGAGAGTTTATAACATCAGAGAGGATTAAAGTGGTGTCGATGCTTGCTCTGGCACTGGCTCTATGTAATGCTGATCGTGTGGTCATGTCGGTGGCGATTGTACCTTTGTCTCTTGCTCATGGTTGGAGCCGATCCTTCTCTGGTGTTGTTcaggttataattttttttttgtgttttatttatttatgtatcttCTCAAACTTGAATTTGCCATCCCAGCTACTTAGAAACGTtgaataattttagttaattgttTCTTTAACGAAAAATACAagtatgcttaatttttttttaaaaaaatataactataggATTAGCCCTGCCAAATTGGATTAACGTTGACAAATTATCCAAGCAATTATCTAAAGAACTAGCTGGAAATCTTTATTTCTAGTCGTATTTTTCTCTACATGTTCAGTGATGGATGATGTTTGTGGCAGTCATCTTTCCTGTGGGGATACCTAATTTCACCTATAGCGGGAGGGACGCTGGTGGATTATTATGGTGGTAAGGTGGTGATGGGATGGGGTGTTGCTTTGTGGTCATTAGCTACATTTCTTACTCCATGGGCTGCAGATACTTCGTTATGGGCTCTACTTGCTACACGAGCGATGCTTGGCATTGCTGAAGGTGTGGCTCTTCCTTGTATGAACAACATGATAGCAAGGTATCGATGATCTCATTTAATTCTCCTGTTTGATGTTGGTCAGCATGGTTTTATGATATAGTATATGATTCTAGTTTGTAGTTAGAAAGGTGGTGAAGCTAAAATGTTGAAGAAACTGtataaaccttttcttttagatgGTTCCCACAGACAGAACGAGCCAGGGCTGTTGGGATTGCAATGGCTGGATTTCAATTTGGAAATGCAATAGGACTCATGCTATCTCCAATCCTAATGTCAAAAGGTGGAATATTTGGACCGTTTGTGATTTTTGGACTATCTGGATTCCTGtgggttttggtttggttatcTGCAATATCAAGTACTCCTGACCGCAGTTCCCAGATATCAAAATATGAATTGGAGTACATATTAAACAAGGGGTGGAAATCATTTCCCATGGAGAATAAGCCTAAGACAAACAGAATAATCCCTCCTTTCAGGCGCTTGCTCTCGAAGATGCCAACTTGGTCCCTAATTATTGCCAATGCAATGCATAGCTGGGTACTTcacacatcatttttttaatctagaatTTGTCATTAATTTTCTTCTCCTATGCTAAATATGTTGCTTGGAATGGTTGGAATATGTGGAAGTGTTTTGCATCTAATATCTAGATTCAACTGTACTGAGGATGAGCACTATCACCTTCTGGTGctaatattttgaaatgttttaaaataattctgcAGGGATTTTTTGTTATTCTCTCCTGGATGCCCATTTATTTTAACACAGTAAGGCCAACTTCATTTCTATCATCGTGGTTCTCTATATGCATTGCATGCACATATTTACTGGAAGATATGCTAAACAAGGGCTAAAAGTGGATGACGTGAACAGATATATCATGTTGACCTCAAACAAGCAGCATGGTTTAGTGCCGTTCCATGGAGTGTGATGGGATTTATGGGATACTTTGGTGGTACGTGGTCAGACATGTTGATACGCAGTGGTATCAGTGTCACTTTGACTCGAAAAATCATGCAGGtctctccctttctttttctttgttcttttaataTGACTGCAACTACATCTCATTTCtatctccttttgttttgattgtctgcatgcatgcatgtaatCTTGATTTTCCTCCTACAATTTTATAGCAAGCATCAAATCATCTTCCCTGCAGTCAATTGGCTTTTTTGGTCCTGGGATTGCTCTTATTTGTTTGACAACCGCTAGAAATCCATTTCTTGCATCTGCTTGGCTAACTATAGCTGTTGGACTAAAGTCTTTTAGTCATTCAGGTTTTCTCGTGAATCTTCAGGTTGGTGTACCAGAGTTGCAATGGTTAAAATGCTTGTCATTAATCTGAGGTtttgtctaattttttattcattctttCTATTTCCAGGAGATCGCTCCACGTTATTCTGGTGTTTTACATGGTACCACTAAATCTGTTATATATAATGAGTTTGTTCTGATTTATTTGTTCAAGATAGTACTagataactttaaaattttaatctaatgTGATATGTTGCAACTGCTTTCCGTTTGCTTGTAGGAATATCAAATACTGCTGGAACATTAGCAGCCATTGTGGGAACAGTTGGAGCTGGTTTCTTTGTTGAACTAGTGGGTTCTTTCCGTGGATTTCTGTTGCTCACATCACTCTTATATTTTCTCGCTGCTCTTTTCTACAACATCTTCTCCACTGGAGAGAGAGTAAATTTCGATGAAACTGGTCAGTGTCATTCATTttctcccttcttcttcttcttagctGGATTAATCTATTGCTCTCATGATTTTCACTGAGCTTGTAGTCTTTATTTATACTTGCTTCTCAACTATTGTACTAGAGTGTTTTGGTACTCTCTTGCAAACACTCACAGGTTGCAGTAACATCATACAACATTTTCAACAAGGCAATAGTCAAGCGCTGCATTACTAAAAAAGGCAATTTTCACATTCCATGTGCATACATGACAACATGCAAATAAATGATtggctttttatattttttaagtttctcCAAGTTTTAACTCTGAACTATAGGGCTGTCTGTTCACatgattttgttcttttgtCATATTTATGCCGTTTAATTACCTCTTTTAGTTTCCTGatggaagtattttttttgccCTCTAGGTCCCTGAATGAGTTTGAAACCATTCTCCATTCACTATTAGTTTATGATGGATCGTGATGTGAAGAGTCTAGCAATTGCAACTGAGGAACTGCAGATGTTCAGGAATGCTAGCGAAGGTTGTGCAGTGGGAATTGTCATCTCCCATCCAAAGAGATAGGCTGTTtgtctgatttttcttttcttttcttaccaGTATAAAATCAAAGAATGTACAGTGGCTACTTGTGTAAATCCCTCGGCGTCAAGTGTCCAGGCTTCTGTTTCTGGTGCGATGTTGTTTTCAACCAACAAAATGTAAGATCTTCTGAGGTATGCTCCTAGGTCAATTCATCTGCATAACAgttcttcccatccagtttGCTTATTCTCCAAAGAAATTCTCTTCCTCTTCACTCTGAAAGCTTTTACGTTCTGGTACTATTTTATTACATTATGTTTTCGTTGTTTCATATATGGTGTACTCAAATGCAACAACCATAACCAAGCAACAAGAGTGTTGACAATTTGAATTCCTAAGAGTGTTAATAACAAGTGGAATGATGTCTCAAATCTCTGAAAAGTAACCATCAGATTGCTGGTATTcctaagaaaaaacaatgacGTCAGACTTCTCTCATGCTATGCTAGTAAATGTCCAGGCGTCCTTGATGGCTAATCTACTTAGAAATTAAGAAGCTTTCCATCATCGAATTTTCATGAAAGGGGAAGAACTGAGCATCGCTTGAAGACGGGGTTGATGGCACATATTCCCCCCGGTTCATTTGATTAACaagttatttgtttgtttggatTCTGCTGTTGGATTGCAGGTTTCGTTGAGGTTTTGCCCTTTCGTCGAATCCTGTTAGATTGGGTGTCACGTGCCAAATATGCGTGCATTGGACGTAAGAAAACTACAtgtggaaattttaaaaacaatcagaacattaaaaaacaagaatcccAAATTTGTatgttaaagaaattaaattaaaattataggaAAATGTATGGGCTTTTTCAAAATTAgaagttataaatatattaaggaATTTGCATTAAATGCATATCTTAAAATGCTATCCTTTTCCCtcgaattggaaaaaaaaaagtgtggttttataaaatcatatattaaacaaatattaaataaactgAATTAGAATTATTAGGTAAAGTATCTTTCctccaatttatatatataaaaaaaactgacaggttttttaaattttataaattagattaatattaaagagagattacatgaattaattaaaataacaatgacattgaagaaattaaattaaaactatcgggtaaattataaagttttattcCCATGCGgcccttttgttttctattttctttttccttttgatcACATGTTAAAATCTCATGTGTAATATTCTTATGCCTTGACGTATTCTGCTACATTTTATACATGCTATATAAGCAAGGAATGCACGTGTTaataaagaaggaagaatgaCAATCTCAAGCAGTGGTTGCAGCAGCTGCTGAAGGGTTGTAGAGCAAATTCCACGTGATTCATGCTGATTAAAAGTTGTTAGCTAAGAATTTAGGTAGAAGGCAGGAGAGTTAGTTGCAAAGGTTAACTTGTATGAATGGTGTAAAGATGATTTCGTGAAAGGCATGTAATAATACAACAATGCATTCTCTTCCTTCTctgttctcttcttctctctttctctctttctttctttccctcttTCCCTGTTAAGCCATTAGCTTAACGATCGGTAACAAAGTCGATTCTAGGCTTGAATTCAATCTTGACTCCAATTGCTAGAAAACAATAAGGTAAAAGCTGTTGAAGAACATTGCAGAAAGTTGGAGGAAGGGCTGCGAGGCCTTCACCTTGAAATTCAAGAATCAATGGCTGGTCAACACAGCAAGTGGGTGGGGAACAAAGCAAGAGAAATGATCAGATCAGCCTCCGGATTGAAGCATTATCGAATCAGTTCCAGTTGTTTCTTGCTACTCAAATGGCAAGACATTAGAGCCAACTCTAAATGAATTTTGAGCACCCAACCAGTAGTGAAGTATATTGGATCTCACAGTAATCAAGAAGGAGCATTACAAGTATTCAAGAGCAATGTGAGGGGGGCATAGAACTAACAATCAAGAACATCACAAGAAATGGTATTATCAGTTATCCGAGTTAGATAACAATATTTCTCATGCAAGGGGAAAGGAACGGTTGGTCAAATTTTAGAAGGTCCAGTGTTCTGGTTATCAAAGAGTTCTGTCCATAAACAGTTGGTCAAAATTTGGGAGGTCTTGTGTTTGTTAAAATAGCTCACAATccacaaaataaatttcagaGGGTCGCAACAAGTATTAGTGTTTAGAAATGGTTTGCTACGATAATCAGAGAGTTAAGAAGGAACCTTGCCAGGAGAGCCATGTGCACCAATCATGTTAGCTAGCATCCTTACACCTAACTGCAT from the Populus nigra chromosome 1, ddPopNigr1.1, whole genome shotgun sequence genome contains:
- the LOC133705395 gene encoding probable anion transporter 4, chloroplastic isoform X2; this encodes MNSSLPLRQPIRTRSLIPLQNHKSARFKLQPSRFVNSSIQNCSRTVSFSPSSIPIQPRFNGSVEFRTVASLRVRVSSNDAQFGSVNEDCEPKAPSFREFITSERIKVVSMLALALALCNADRVVMSVAIVPLSLAHGWSRSFSGVVQSSFLWGYLISPIAGGTLVDYYGGKVVMGWGVALWSLATFLTPWAADTSLWALLATRAMLGIAEGVALPCMNNMIARWFPQTERARAVGIAMAGFQFGNAIGLMLSPILMSKGGIFGPFVIFGLSGFLWVLVWLSAISSTPDRSSQISKYELEYILNKGWKSFPMENKPKTNRIIPPFRRLLSKMPTWSLIIANAMHSWGFFVILSWMPIYFNTIYHVDLKQAAWFSAVPWSVMGFMGYFGGTWSDMLIRSGISVTLTRKIMQEIAPRYSGVLHGISNTAGTLAAIVGTVGAGFFVELVGSFRGFLLLTSLLYFLAALFYNIFSTGERVNFDETGP
- the LOC133705395 gene encoding probable anion transporter 4, chloroplastic isoform X1, whose translation is MNSSLPLRQPIRTRSLIPLQNHKSARFKLQPSRFVNSSIQNCSRTVSFSPSSIPIQPRFNGSVEFRTVASLRVRVSSNDAQFGSVNEDCEPKAPSFREFITSERIKVVSMLALALALCNADRVVMSVAIVPLSLAHGWSRSFSGVVQSSFLWGYLISPIAGGTLVDYYGGKVVMGWGVALWSLATFLTPWAADTSLWALLATRAMLGIAEGVALPCMNNMIARWFPQTERARAVGIAMAGFQFGNAIGLMLSPILMSKGGIFGPFVIFGLSGFLWVLVWLSAISSTPDRSSQISKYELEYILNKGWKSFPMENKPKTNRIIPPFRRLLSKMPTWSLIIANAMHSWGFFVILSWMPIYFNTIYHVDLKQAAWFSAVPWSVMGFMGYFGGTWSDMLIRSGISVTLTRKIMQSIGFFGPGIALICLTTARNPFLASAWLTIAVGLKSFSHSGFLVNLQEIAPRYSGVLHGISNTAGTLAAIVGTVGAGFFVELVGSFRGFLLLTSLLYFLAALFYNIFSTGERVNFDETGP
- the LOC133705388 gene encoding protein OCTOPUS-like encodes the protein MTQPPQPPLQKHRHSSCNRHPSKPITGFCASCLRERLAGIDPDTHQEAPVTHLAAELRRSKSYSSTTKNNPNNHNASSTSTSSTTATTSEPRRKSCDVGPIRNTLSELFHVDDKRINSSAQKPNCLDSGLELKEEEGFGEIRVLALDANDSERNVEDFEEDGELKTMKEFIDLEWERKKNGGRDLKYIAGSFWEVASVFSKKLGKWQRKQKKKEKKDRENLGGLVRNEMSSVRKLRETQSEIGEYGLGRRSCDTDPRLSVDVARLSVDDSRYSFDEPRASWDGYLIGKTYPRLTPLVSVLEDVKLPSGVVENVKENMDLKNEGESSPGGTMQTRNYYSDRRRKSFDRSSSNRRVGLGDEEFKSMLNAKVSPETVGLFHGAKLLVTEKELRDSNWYSLKDYGGQNVDAVSKDATSITGGGVSKKGFKKPQRWYGVWNIWGLMQRSSQSKCGDEESSFSGNVVEGPMPESWQNLSGVADGEANGIVTPKLIRSYTVSARDSCQMACSSSGAESKENDMKRREDHLLKRNRSARYSPNNLDNGLLRFYLAPLRSYGRSKSGKSGLKNSNSMSRNVL